AAGCCTTTGTCGAAGATGGTGGATATCGCAGCCTTACGCCAGAAGAAACCTTAGCTCGATACGGACATCATCTCAGTTCGATTACCGGGGTAGTCCGAAATCTCGATCGCCTTTCTCACCCTACCCACTACCGGAATCACACCTATATAGCCGGACATAACTTTGGTTTGATGTTCGACGACCTTTATTTTCTCCGCCAAACAGTCAGGGGACGCAGTGGTGGTAAAGGTAAAACCGCAGACCAAGCAAAAGCTAGCGGTTTGTGCGAAGCGATCGAACGCTATTCTGGCACATTTCAAGGCGATGAAATCCGCATTCGCGCTACTTATCAAGACTTAGGTGAAACAGCGATTCATCCCCATACCTGCCTGAATTTTAGTGCCAAACAATATCAAAATCGACATCTTTGGAACGCAGATTGTCCCCCCCATCAAAAAATACCAGAACCCTTCGATACCTCACGGATAATTGACTGGACTCCTATTTGGTCTTTAACGGATCGAACTTTCAAATATTTACCTACAGCTTATTGCTATTACGGATATCCTCGCTCTGAAAGTCCTGATTGCTGGGCAGATTCTAACGGAGCCGCAGCCGGAAATAATATTGAAGAAGCTATTCTGCAAGGCTTTATGGAATTAGTAGAACGGGATAGCGTTTGTTTGTGGTGGTACAATCGCTTGTTAAGACCAGGTGTAAATTTAGCAAGTTTTGATGACCCATATATTCTGGGATTACAAAAATATTACCGCACAATTGAACGCTTAATTTGGGTTCTCGATCTCACTAGCGATTTTGGCATTCCCACATTTGTCGCTATTTCTAGCACCTTAAATAAAAAAGTTAGTCAGTTATTATTTGGTTTTGGAGCGCATTTTGATGCTAAAATAGCAATTACCAGAGCCTTAACTGAAGTTAATCAAGCACTTACTCCGATTTTAGTAGCACGGGAGGTAAATTCTTCTCTCAACAATAATGAATCGGATCGACTCACTATTGAAGATTGTCCCTATTTTCTTCCCCATCCTACCTTAGCTGAAAAAATTTCTGCTGACTATCCCCAGTTTTGGCATGAAGATTTACTCGATGACGTTTTAACTTGCCAAAAAATTGTAGAAAATAGGGGAATGTCTATGTTAGTGCTAGATCAAACTCGTCCCGATCTTAATTTAAATGTAGTCAAAGTGATTGTTCCTGGGATGCGCCATTATTGGCGAAGATTAGCGCCGGGACGACTTTATAAAGTTCCAGTACAGTTAGGATGGCTCTCAGAACCACTAACAGAAGAACAATTAAATCCTCAGTCAATTTTTTAAGAACTGATATGTCGAAAAATTCTCTACTTTCTTTTTTATCTGGTATATCCTTAGAGCAGCAAAATGAGGTATGGGTACTTTACTATCAAAGTAGTAGCTATTCCACAAACACGCTTTCTTTGCCCAATTGTTCGCCAGGAATATTGCAAGCTTGGCAAGTTCTGTGCGGTAATGGAGGGACGAGGGAACAACTGAGTTCTCTGGTTCAGGAAACTGATGGATTTTCCAAGCTGCCTGAATTTTATTATTATCTGGAACAGTTTGAACGCCTCGGTCTGATCTGTCAAACTTTTTGTGCAGATGGAAAACCGCTAGCAAAAGTGGTTCCTCTTGTAGGAAGAACTATATGGGAAATTCAAGAAGTTTCTCCCGAACAGTCTTATGTTTTGTCGCGGTTTGCTTACTTGCACCGACAGCAGAATCAATTAGTGCTAGAATCACCCCTATCTAAGGTGCAGTTGGTAATAACTGATTGGCGGGGAGGTGCTATTTTATCGGAACTCAATCAACCATGCTCTTATTCTCAGCTATGCCAAAAAATTTCTGGTATTTCTGCAAATGCGGTGCAACAATTCCTCAATTTACTTGATGCTGTGAAGATGCTTTCCGAAGTTAAAATTGAGGGGGAAATTGTCGAAGATAAACAGGACGATCTTGTGCAATGGGAATTTCACGATTTACTTTTCCACAGTAAGGTGAGAACCGGAAGACATCGCCAACCTGTGGGGAGAACCTATCGCTTTTTGGACAAAATTCCCCAACTTCCTGCGATTAAAACCCAGGTGACAGAGAGTAGTATTTCTTTATATAGACCGGATCTTGAAGCGCTCAAAAAAAATGATTTACCTTTTACTTGGGTTTTAGAGGAGAGAAAATCAATTCGAGATTATGGCAATCAACCAATTAGCGATCGCCAATTGGGAGAATTTCTTTATCGTTCCCTCAGAGTGAGAAATATCCTCAAAACTGAAACTGAGGAATTGAGTAATCGACCATATCCTAGTGCCGGAGCTTGCTACGAATTAGAAGTTTATACAATAATTAATTGTTGCGATCGCATTCCTTCTGGTTTGTACCATTACAATCCTCAAGAACATCAACTTTTTTTACTCTCGACTCTAACTTCTCAAGTGGAAACTT
The sequence above is drawn from the Oscillatoria salina IIICB1 genome and encodes:
- a CDS encoding SagB family peptide dehydrogenase, with amino-acid sequence MSKNSLLSFLSGISLEQQNEVWVLYYQSSSYSTNTLSLPNCSPGILQAWQVLCGNGGTREQLSSLVQETDGFSKLPEFYYYLEQFERLGLICQTFCADGKPLAKVVPLVGRTIWEIQEVSPEQSYVLSRFAYLHRQQNQLVLESPLSKVQLVITDWRGGAILSELNQPCSYSQLCQKISGISANAVQQFLNLLDAVKMLSEVKIEGEIVEDKQDDLVQWEFHDLLFHSKVRTGRHRQPVGRTYRFLDKIPQLPAIKTQVTESSISLYRPDLEALKKNDLPFTWVLEERKSIRDYGNQPISDRQLGEFLYRSLRVRNILKTETEELSNRPYPSAGACYELEVYTIINCCDRIPSGLYHYNPQEHQLFLLSTLTSQVETLLLEAAQNNFQRQTPQVLIILAARFPRITWHYESIAYASILKNVGSVFQTMYLVATSLNLAPCAMGCGNADLFADVVGTDYYIESSVGEFALSSKP
- a CDS encoding TOMM precursor leader peptide-binding protein; translated protein: MIQQPRFKHCFHVEVVEPEGVFLLWEQDPIFLTGQIYKNLAPLLDGSRTVEELVNLLADKVSAPEVYYALMRLEQQGYIVDDKGNLPPETNAFWESLPLDDRRGAYLPPTGEIAVTTFGNIPTHLFVSSLEALHLQVNQQGKYQVVLTDDYLRDELASFNQKSLQLQQPWMLVKPLGTVVWIGPIFHPGKTGCWECLAQRLRANRFVDAFIQQRKKKSSFFPTSKAALPSTLQIAFGLAATEVAKWIAQAESQQLEGGVVTLNLKSLEMVFHQLVPRPQCCSCGQPQLSDPTRPPLPINLQSRSKAFVEDGGYRSLTPEETLARYGHHLSSITGVVRNLDRLSHPTHYRNHTYIAGHNFGLMFDDLYFLRQTVRGRSGGKGKTADQAKASGLCEAIERYSGTFQGDEIRIRATYQDLGETAIHPHTCLNFSAKQYQNRHLWNADCPPHQKIPEPFDTSRIIDWTPIWSLTDRTFKYLPTAYCYYGYPRSESPDCWADSNGAAAGNNIEEAILQGFMELVERDSVCLWWYNRLLRPGVNLASFDDPYILGLQKYYRTIERLIWVLDLTSDFGIPTFVAISSTLNKKVSQLLFGFGAHFDAKIAITRALTEVNQALTPILVAREVNSSLNNNESDRLTIEDCPYFLPHPTLAEKISADYPQFWHEDLLDDVLTCQKIVENRGMSMLVLDQTRPDLNLNVVKVIVPGMRHYWRRLAPGRLYKVPVQLGWLSEPLTEEQLNPQSIF